A region of the Mugil cephalus isolate CIBA_MC_2020 chromosome 23, CIBA_Mcephalus_1.1, whole genome shotgun sequence genome:
TACTGTGGCTCTGACGTCAGCACACAATGCCAGAAGAACCAAGGCGGAAGTCTCCCTGCTGACAGACCACAATAACTTCCGTCACGGCCAAAGGCCAAATTACATGTTGCTGTGAACTTTAAAACCATGCTTTAAAGTTAACGTAGAAATCTTCTATCTCTGATTCGTGAACAGTAGGTAAATAATGATGTTGTTTGCAGAGCAGTTCAGATGCTGACAGAACTGAAAAagatcagattttcacacattttattttatacttgcATTTGTTTTACAAGAGAGTtcacttcttttaaaaaatattaaactcacACAAAGGattaaatacatgaaaaataatgttcTAAGTCATCATTTATTGTTGGACACATTTTTAGTCCTCGTTTTTACTGTATTCTTGCAGTTGCATAAAGGCCTTTCTCCATCTGCATGAAGATGCTGTATGGCTCGatggcctcctcttcctgtaAAATAACAGTTATGAAGACAAGTAGAATGAGTGTGAAGTTCAGAAGGTGCAGCATATTACCGTGGGCAGTATTGTGTTTGGTTGATTGGTTATTGGTTCAGTTTGTCTTCTGTTGgacatagaaaaataaattgttaCCAATTGTGTACTTGCTCGCCCTTGTGTTAGTTTGTGAttttagaattagaaaaaaaaaaactctcccaAAATCTCTTACAGTACGAcaaacaatttgattaaatgaaacGTAAGGAACAGAAAATTTTAAGTGtcactaataaagtaacttaattagattttattcaCCTCTTACCCGTGGCGCCTTTTTGTGTAGACACATCCCAGGATGATGCAAATTACTATGATGAATATAGTGACTCCAATATAAACATAAGAGAGAGGAATATGTGTAACTGTGGCCGGGACTTCATCTTCTTAAATGTTGACATGTAAAATTAGATGAGAAATGTAGAAACACTGAATTACTACAACTTCTGTTAATATTAAGTGTATTATCACGAGCAGAGGTTGTAGTGGTTTAGGTgtaccacttttttttattttttttatttataaataaaacatacatatcCATGTTGACACTATTAAACAACAGAATACAATCAGCCAGACTATTATACACATGAATCTCTTACCTTTCACAGTGATATTCAGATGAAGAGTGTGTGTTCCACTAAGATATGTACACTCACAGATGTGGTTCCCACTTTCCTTTGGTGTTAAATTGATCACGCGTAGAAACACGGTGTGATTTTCCTTCACTAGTGTGAACCTGGAGTCACATTCATGCACAAAGTCTTGTCCGTATTGATACAACAGACGACACTCTTCTCCCTGTCTCATCTCAGTTCTGATCTTACAAACTATAAATGATATAACATTCTCAGTTGTATTGGTGCATAGTGGAGTGACATCTGGTTCTTTACCAATGGTCTTCTCAAGATACTCTTGTACCACTGCAAtcagacaattaaaacagaaatctgcTCAGCATGAAACAGACTTGAGTGTTAGATAAGTTAGCATGTGTTATGAATGTATGAAATAGAAccaacagaaaacactgaaaactagggaaagaaatattaacagcTTATATAAAAGTAGTTACAATACCTTCACTTTCAGAGCAAGAAGTCAGAAGTACAGCAAACCACAGTTTCCATGTAACCATAGTGGACAAGATTGCTGGTAATGCTTGCTATATGCAAGAAGAGTGCGCTTTACTTCACATGCTACAACCACAGGGTCTCAGCTTTTGCAGAGATGTGAGCTGGTGTGGACACGTCAAAAAGGAAGTGGAAGATGTTTCGGTTTGTGCCTTTATgttaccaaaaacaaaaaaaagattctgcctaaggagaaaaaaaggagccaCATTTAGCCACATTTAAAAGCTACTTGaattttttgttaaagttcaatttaagaaaaaaaaatatatatatcaaacgCGTCAAACAGCAGGTTGTTGCACAACAACGAAGAATCCAGGCAGGGAAACAAAGACACCAGCCACAGACACAGATGAACTGTCAACAGAAAGACCTGAGGAAGAGACTACTCTTAAACTGGAATTAGGGGTCTTGTTTGGTGAAATTCAAGACGACAAGCAGTTCAAGTGGCAAACTATTACATGTGAATGGACAAATGAAGTAATACATTTGTGGAACTGAAGAGATTAGCAATATTGTCATGGGATGGTGGTGGAGACGAGGCCAgggttcaaaataaataaatttattgaACGAAAGTAAAGGTACTGCCAGTGGCgggaaaaatccaaaaatcaaagaaaagcaCAAGATCACAGAAACAAGGCAGAGGGACAAAACAGGGTGACAGGTTCACGGGGACaaaaatcacagagaaacaacTGCAGACTAGATGCTacaaagaacaaagggaaaagctAAAGAACAAACAGGGTCCAGGGAGTCTCTAGAACTCAGGAGGGCGACCTGGCGGCTGGGCCAACATGATCAGCTGCTCTGGAGCAGGTGCAGCATGGGAGCCGAGACAAACCCGGGAGCGAGCACTGAGCTGTAAAGTTTATAACAGAATATTGTACACTGAAGGGGGATTCACTTACAGATAATCTATATGGACTCGAACTTGTATGATTTCCTAAAACAAGAGGGGATATTGGAGGTGTATTTGTTCATGTCAGTGAATTAACAACAGGATAAACTACTTAGACAAGCTTTAGCTGATGCagcaatttgtaaaaaaaaatactcaaagtgTGCTTGTGTTGGTCATTGGTTTCTTTTCTAAATCACTTCTGGGATTTTACCAaccttaaaaataacaacagctcACTTTGAACGCTTAAATTGccagtccatccatccatccatccatccatccatccatccatccatccatccatccatctgtccactCATTAACTCAGAGATGTGTTATGCTTTGTAACAAAACTCCCATTACTGTGAGAAAATGGTTGAATATCCTAAATTACAGCATTTTCTCCATATACTGTTAACGCCAGTCTCCATTTTAAGGCCTGTGATATGATGACATCTAGTGGTAAAATTGAGAACTGCATTCAGTTGAATGCCAACTTTCTCTGAGCcagtgtttgttcttttaacaTCTGAGCAACTCTAGTAACAATCAACCATTCATAGTTAAAaacacactaatgaaaacaactATTTCCTGATAATACATCACCCTAGATACATACAAGTACTTTGAGTAggagatattaaaaaaaaatcaactgaaaTTACCTTTCCTCAGGATAAATTCAACAGTAAGTCATGAAATATTTTTCCATCAATATTTAGAAGCTCAGATTAAGTTCAGTAAGGAAGATGATCCTAACTTCATTCCTTCACATCTACTCTTCTGCAGTCTCTTCTCCTCATCCCCACCACCAGTATTGAGTCCAGGGGGGTTCCTACGCTAAGCACGGCCTTACTCTCTTCCTAAAATATAACGATGTCAGGATCTGTTACTAATGATCATTTAGTTCACACATTAAATCAGTTGTACAGACAATATAATCcaacttctgtgtgtgtgcgtgaattCACAAAAGACAGCCGCAGAAAAACCCCCACAGGAACAGGAAATCAAACAAATATGGACGCGCAAGATAAGCGATATTTTCGAAGTAAAGCAGGAAATCAACAGCAAGAAAACCCAAAGCCATGAAACCTTCACTGTCTTGTTTGGTGAAATTCAAGACAACAAGCAGTTCAGAAACTATTATATGTCAATGGACGAAAGAAGTGATACATTTACAGAAGAGATGATTAGTAatatgtgaatttaaataatagTTTATAATAATATCAAGAGTCTACTTTGTTttaacaatttctttttttattttatttgttgtacaAGACAGTATGTTTGTCAGGAAGAGACAAGAAATTAAACATATGTAAAACTTTAAGCCCCGTCTCACTCGGTATATTCCACTTCCTGAAACAGAACACATGATCCAGACTAAGTATTCTGACATTAAAAGTACTGGTAAAAGTTACAGTAGTAACAACATATTACCGTGTACAGTGCTGTGGTCATGTGTTCGATTTCCTCTCTGTTGGGTGattttaacacaaaaatgaattatGAGAAATTGTCTATTTGTGTAACTTTGCTGAATAGATACAGAGATCActtctacaataaaaaaataataacagtgaaTTATAAGGAATATTTTTATACTATTTCGTACCCGAGGCAAGTTTTCCTGTTGATAAATCCCAGGATGATTCCAATCACAATGATGAATATAGTCGCTCCATTAACATCATAAGAGAGAGGTATCTCAGGAGAACCGACGGACTCTTCATCTGCATTTTCTTAACGTTAAAAGGAAGATCAGTATCGCACACATTCATTATCTTTTTGATGATTtactttcagtgttttttctctaCGATACAGGCTAACACATGAACATGTGAAACCAGTTTTATAGAATAAATGAATCTCTTACCTTTCACAGTGATATTCAGATGAAGAGTGTGTGTTCCACCaacatatgaacacacacagatgtggtTCCCACTTTCCTTTGATGTTAAATTGATCAAGTGTAGAAACACGGTCTGATTTTCCTTCACTAGTGTGAATCTGGAGTCACATTCATGTACAAAGTCTTGTCCATGTTCATACAACAGACGACACTCTTCTCCCTGGTTCATCTCAGTTCTGATCTTACAAACTATAAATGTGATAACATTCTCAGTTGTATTGGTGCATAGTGGAGTGACATCTGGTTCTTTACCAATGGTCTTCTCAAGATACTCTTGTGTCACTGCAAtcagacaattaaaacagaaattaaatttaatgagTTGACATGTGCTGCATCTGTAAAACCTAAAAACGCTGcaataagaaaacagaaaatattcagatgCTCTCTTTAAACCCAAGAAAGAACGACTAAGAACAATGTATGATAAATTAAAGTGTGAATAATACGAAATACCTTCGCTGTCAGTGAGAAACATCAGCCTCAGAAGCAGAACAAACCACAGTTTACCTCCACCCATACTTGTAATGACATCTAACAACAAAGCAGCTCTTAGTGAGACGTTGGTGGGCAGTGTGTAGTAGTTTATAGatgaggacacacacaacagtttCCACTT
Encoded here:
- the LOC125000570 gene encoding uncharacterized protein LOC125000570 isoform X4, giving the protein MGGGKLWFVLLLRLMFLTDSEVVQEYLEKTIGKEPDVTPLCTNTTENVISFIVCKIRTEMRQGEECRLLYQYGQDFVHECDSRFTLVKENHTVFLRVINLTPKESGNHICECTYLSGTHTLHLNITVKEDEVPATVTHIPLSYVYIGVTIFIIVICIILGCVYTKRRHGKRRPSSHTASSCRWRKAFMQLQEYSKNED
- the LOC125000570 gene encoding uncharacterized protein LOC125000570 isoform X3, whose amino-acid sequence is MGGGKLWFVLLLRLMFLTDSEVVQEYLEKTIGKEPDVTPLCTNTTENVISFIVCKIRTEMRQGEECRLLYQYGQDFVHECDSRFTLVKENHTVFLRVINLTPKESGNHICECTYLSGTHTLHLNITVKEDEVPATVTHIPLSYVYIGVTIFIIVICIILGCVYTKRRHGRQTEPITNQPNTILPTEEEAIEPYSIFMQMEKGLYATARIQ
- the LOC125000570 gene encoding uncharacterized protein LOC125000570 isoform X2 codes for the protein MGGGKLWFVLLLRLMFLTDSEVVQEYLEKTIGKEPDVTPLCTNTTENVISFIVCKIRTEMRQGEECRLLYQYGQDFVHECDSRFTLVKENHTVFLRVINLTPKESGNHICECTYLSGTHTLHLNITVKEDEVPATVTHIPLSYVYIGVTIFIIVICIILGCVYTKRRHGRQTEPITSQPNTILPTEAEAIEPYSVFIQTENGLYTTARIHSLNMRTNNMSNT
- the LOC125000570 gene encoding uncharacterized protein LOC125000570 isoform X1; amino-acid sequence: MGGGKLWFVLLLRLMFLTDSEVVQEYLEKTIGKEPDVTPLCTNTTENVISFIVCKIRTEMRQGEECRLLYQYGQDFVHECDSRFTLVKENHTVFLRVINLTPKESGNHICECTYLSGTHTLHLNITVKEDEVPATVTHIPLSYVYIGVTIFIIVICIILGCVYTKRRHGRQTETEPITSQPNTILPTEAEAIEPYSVFIQTENGLYTTARIHSLNMRTNNMSNT